ACTATACATACTACAGCAATTTGTTGAAGAAATTTCAGctagattttctctttttaaaccACATAATCCagacatatatacatacatacatatatataggtataagtACAcgttttttataagtaatgggAATTCATTAAAAGAGCAAaggggcacaaccctagtacGCAAGAAGTATACCAAGATAACCCCTAAAgtgtagaaaaagaagaacaaaactcctaaaactcaaaaaaaaaaactagcaacATGCAAACTATTCCATGCTACTCTCCTAGTATGAAGGGATTGAAACATTATCTTCTTCAACTCTTAACATCACAGTCTCACGATTTTCAAAGCTCTTTGCGTTCcgctctctccaaatacaccacattaaacactaAGGAGCCAACCTCCACATATTCAAAGCAGTTCAGTGTCCCAATTGTCCCCTACAACTCACCAATAACTCGCTCACCCTACAAGACATGACCCATACAACACCAAACAACTAAAAAAGCGCACTCCACAATTATGTTGccacctcacaatgaagaaagtgatcaatagactcaaCTTTTCTTAAACATACAGCACTAATTCACCTCAATAACATTCATttttcgtaaattatccaaagttaataTTTTCTCTAAAGCCACTGTCCATACAAAGAATACCAATCTCAAGAGAGCCTCAACTTTAGATATAAGTACACGTATAAAAGAGAAGGTGATCATTCTCTGTTATGCAAATAATGCATAAACGAGAACAAAATTTTTGATTGCTATAATCTATTTTGAATACCTCACAATACCAGCTGTGATGGTATTCTGAAGGGAAAGTGGACAACCCAAGGCAATAACCCAGTCCCCAGGACGAAGCTTACTTGAAGAGCCAAATTTTGCTATTGGAAGTGGCGTTTTAGAATGAATCTTTACAATTGCAATATCAGAATGCAAATCAGCATTCACCACTATACCCTCGAATGTCCGACCATCTTGCAAAGTCACATCAACCTGCAACAATTTTCCATAGATCAAGATCATATATGGATGATAAGAACTACTAAAACATAAATGTAAAACCATTTAATGATGCCTTAAagtgtcttaaaaaaaaaaagaacaaagcaaacaaacaaatgaatgaGAACCCCATCACTTAGAGCcataaaaatgattgaaaagAGGCTGCAGATGATTCCTAATAATACAATAATCATAAGGACTAATCGTATTCAAGTAAAGAATCTTTGggcaaataaatcaaaatataaaaaaaaaataggaaccCCTCCTCTGTCGAGTAAACCTCAAACCCGTGCAAAGCACCCCCTCTACATAGATCAGATAATACTCAAGCTTTGCCACCGGGCTGaccccaaagaattgtttgcacccaagggGATTCAAACCTTAGACCTGATGGAAATGCCACCAAGACTAAGActcttaccacttgagccaaccccttagGGTTTAATATAAAGACAACTCAATACCTACATTCCAAAAGAAATTGATAAAGCAAAAGCATGCATGATAGCATGTCTCCTCTCATAACTCCaaagcttaatttttttcttacttgaactaaataaattatgcacacacacacacacatgcacgcACGCACTCACGGACACACAAAACTCCCATAGAAAATGAATTCATTTTCCAATAGATTTGAAGGcaataaatccaaaacaaattGATACACCAATTCCACTGTCTTGTTTGCTTGCAAGGATTTATCTAGAAGATGACTTAGTCCCACCGGTGGTAGCACCTAAGCCGAGGCCTATAATGTCTTTATTGTTATGTAACACATTCAACAATATATGCCATGTGGTATAACATACTCATTACACATGAATTTAgttttataacattttaaaatgttttctatattaaaaataataaataataataacaatcaAGGTATGCAATCTCCACACATCCACATTTCCATCAGATTCCAACTCTACTATTTGTATAACTGAATGCTGGATTGAAACTACTAGAGAAAatcattattataattaaatatttttttgataagtaacaaaatatatcattaaaagcgtacgGCACCCCaaggtacacaggaagtataaaagagaaaacacctagctttggattaattattattataataatcaAATATTGAGGGAGATAACACATATAAAACCTCAAAACCACTGACCTTCCCTTTGGATGAACCCCCAATGCCTTGAAAATCAACCACAACATGAGCACATGTTAAAATTGTACCATCCTCATCAATTATAGTTCCTGACCCTATACTCTTTCCAGTAGTAATCCCATAGAAACCTACCAAAACATAAAGGTATTTTAGGTTCtacttctaaataaaataaattacagAACATATAAAATAACTCAAAATATATACCCTGAGGAACCGATAGGTTAACAACAGCAGAACCAACCCTAGCAGCCGCATTTGCAATAGCATCTCTGCCCAAGCAGTTACAACATGGCTTGGGGTCATCTCCAACTGCCGGAGAGGCTTCATTCTTTATGTCCGATGATGGAACGGAACCAACTCTAGAAGAAAATAATGGAAGCACTCCTACAATTTCAAGCTCAAATTGATCCCAAAAACACATGTATATGTACGTATATATATTTAAACGAAACAATctattgccaaaaaaaaagtgggggctaccaattaaaaaagaattggaTAAAGAACGAACCAAATTGCCAGTGATTCAATGAAAGAAACCAAGGACGAGGAAATGTGTCTCGTGTAATTTTCCATTCCCGCAAAGGCACAGGAACTTTCACTGCTAATGTTGCTCCTAACATTCAGCATGACAAAAGCATGAGATTCTTATAAAGAACTTAATGGAATTGACTAATGTTTGGTTGCTaggaaaatataagaaaaaattattataaattaaaactgAGAGTCTCAGtgtttattcaatttttttttttttggaaatgtgTTTAATCACTGTTTGGCACCCAAGAAAGAATCTTTCCCCCCACCTAGACTCTTGATTCAAATTTTTGTGTCTTGCCGTCACTGCGTTGGTTTTCTGAAAAGAGTATAGAACGCAATTCCCATTCTCTGATATTTAGAAAGCCAAAGAGAGCAAGACTAAAAATTTCGAATTTCTATGTCTTCTACATTCTCAACAACCAAACAGAgagtaaaagaaattaaaacccaaaaaaaaaaaaaaaatcaaagtttgAACAAAATTGAATGCTTACTGGAATTTGTGTCGCTGTTAGCATACAACAGACCCGATCCGGCAGTAGCAATTGCTACAATCCGGAGGAGAGAGCTTCTCTTAGAAACTGAAAACTTTCTCTGCCACAAAATTGTTTCTAAAAATATTAgatcaaaatgaaacaaaataaataaataaataaaaattgaatttccGCTTCGGAATTGAAAatggaaacaaaattaaagagaagATGGGTGGGTACCAGGAAATGGCTCATGAGGACGACGACGTTGAGGTTTCTAAACTTCGTTGAATGTAGAAGACTATACAAGTACACAAGCTCTCCAAAAGTACCAAGTTGTCATGTCTTCTTCTAAACCATTTCGCCAATCTCTTCTTtaactataaaaaattgttagagaaaacaattaaaaaaaaaaaaaaaatctcgagATGCCGGATAACCTCCAACATTAGGGCATTAGGCCTATGGAGGGGggttccttttaaaaaaaaaaaaaaataaaataaaaaaaaataaaaaaaaataaaaaaaaatattattaggtagtaattttttttttctaaaaatttaaaaaatataaggtaaaaataaaaatttagcttatttggcccttaccaattttttttttttaccattagCCCCTGTCCATAAGAACTTCTAGCTCCGTCCCTACACCTAGGGGTGAATTGACCACTTTCAAAATTCTTAATCGGTGGTCGAGCCACCCTCGAACGTTTTTTTGAAATGGCTTGACCACCTTTTATGAATTTTAATGGTGATCGATTCACCCCAAACATCTATTTAAAGTGGCTCAACACCCTCCCAAAACTCATAAGGAGAGGCTCGCCCATCCTAGCAGGTGATTGGGAGTGGTTATGTTATGGAAGGTTTTCGAAccacttctttttgtttttttagttcgACTAtataaaggtatttttgtcttactaataaatttttataattatttttattttttcgctaACCATAAGAGGGATATTGacaatattttaaagttgaagGACATCGACAATAAAGTAATATatattctcttttccttttttttctttttggttaggagtaaacccaaaaaaattaagctCTAGGCCCAAGAGTCTCGCCCGTGGAATTAAGCCCTAGACCCAAGttaagtgagagagagagagaatgggtCCAATTCCTTTTTTGGGACACTATAAATTGGTCCTGGGATTTAATCGGTTTAGCCTAagcttttttctaaaaaaaaatatatatattactctttaaattttgttcactttaatatttatagtctcatttttttttttatccaaattcTGAAGTTTTTCCAACGTCAATAAAGTGGTCAAGTCACTCGTAATTAGGAGCGGCAATTTTTGTTTATACAATTTAAGTTGTGTTGAGGCATGAATATAAGATTAtgagtaattttatttagtaaaaTCATGTATAACTGCCATATAATAGGATGACGTTGCCGTAAAAATGAGCCATATTTAAGGGTTAATTTTGGATAGGACTAGTTTTTATTGTCATATCATCTAATTATATGGCAGTTGTACAATAATCTACTAAATGACATTACTCTAAAACTATATTAATCAACTTCAAcccgatctatttaattaaatgggtcaaatccATCAATCATAActtgctaatttcgtgttggtttTTATCGGGTTCGCTATTTGTGTCAAAAAGTGACAGTCCTACACGTAACCACTAGTCATATTTATCATTtccataaaattataattatattccaaaaaataataattaaaaaaaatgattcacccTTCATACAGGAAATAATATATAACTTAGAAACAGAAAATAGCAAGATATGTGCCACTAAGCTCatagctaaaataaattagATGATATATAGCATAAGCAAGCcaggttttttgggttttatttacaAGATGTACAACCCTAACAagtttttttaagattaaccaTCGGATATTTACGACCtacatgtaggaaaataaatccaatgattggtttaaaaaaaagttgttaaagttgtacaacaatcatttttctttatttactgTTCTCCTGATCAATCATTCAACCAAAAAGTCAACGTTAAAGATTGTTCAATAGTTTACAACACCATCtcccttctttaaaaaataaaaaagaaaaggattttAAAACATGCTGTATTTTGGGGCATTCCGAGAATCGAACTCGGGACCTCTCGCACCCAAAGCGAGAATCATACCACTAGACCAAATGCCCTACAGTGATCGTTAACAAATTTTATAATATCACTTCTTTTTGGAATTAATCTCTTTCATTTTGACTAGACTATCACCTAAGCACTGAGCCTGGGCTGGTCAACTCCTGAAACGCAAAGGGGGAAAACGTTTAAAGAAATGATTCAAATGAAATCAGTTATAACCAATCACCATGGTTTTCTTTGACCAAGGTTCCACATGACCAAAATGATATGCCAAAGAGATATATTAACCTAACCGTGTAACCCAAAttgctgtaatttttttcaaatcttttaTAGATGAGATTGTCGAACAGTACAAACAGCAAAAACAAAAGTACACG
Above is a genomic segment from Alnus glutinosa chromosome 12, dhAlnGlut1.1, whole genome shotgun sequence containing:
- the LOC133851029 gene encoding putative protease Do-like 14; this encodes MSHFLRKFSVSKRSSLLRIVAIATAGSGLLYANSDTNSRATLAVKVPVPLREWKITRDTFPRPWFLSLNHWQFGVLPLFSSRVGSVPSSDIKNEASPAVGDDPKPCCNCLGRDAIANAAARVGSAVVNLSVPQGFYGITTGKSIGSGTIIDEDGTILTCAHVVVDFQGIGGSSKGKVDVTLQDGRTFEGIVVNADLHSDIAIVKIHSKTPLPIAKFGSSSKLRPGDWVIALGCPLSLQNTITAGIVSCVDRKSSDLGLGGVRREYLQTDCAINAGNSGGPLVNVDGEVIGVNIMKVLDADGLGFSVPIDSVCKIIEHFKKSGRVVRPWLGLKMVDLNEMIIAQLKERDATFPNVNKGILVPMVTPGSPADRAGFCPGDIVIEFDGKPVESIKEIIEIMGDRVGVPLKVLVKRANDSLATLTVIPEESNPDM